A genomic region of Xiphophorus couchianus chromosome 9, X_couchianus-1.0, whole genome shotgun sequence contains the following coding sequences:
- the LOC114150994 gene encoding uncharacterized protein LOC114150994, protein MTDINIVSYNARGLRVGHSETDRARRLVVDKLLETCDILCVQETFLAKQDLEKLNCIHKDFYGAGESTTDLSTRIIRGRIAGGVAILWHKKYDQLVDVIRLGVDWAIGLKFTCGDKHFIVLNIYTPYECPQNEDEFLNRLSFIMSFMQDNLSTCFFIVGDLNADVTDKHSTFATHLMQFCHSNALILSSKALLPNNSYTYISESWHTTSWLDHCICTADAHDSILGIRVNYDLATTDHIPFSLCVNMNCIPSVLPVDYNISTGKIAWDNLTEKDLSDYCYQTNDMFSNTYLPKGAISCRDMNCKDPQHGIELCTLYENVVKSLLISSKPLHKTILHSTKPGWNDYVKEHHAQARRALKAWADAGKQRHGPLFEYKKQANANFKHFLRFIRRRENTMRSDSLARKLGNNNVKDFWKEIKKVNNCKTSLPSTIDGVTGVKEITQLWKEHYSALFNCVKSDISDIGSIHSNENVIVSPQEIYHIIMTLKDNKACGMDNISTEHLKNASKKLCALLSMCFTGCLVHGLLPKSMLSVILVPTIKDKAGKISSLENYRPIALASSLSKVFERVLLNRLEEFLLTSDNQFGFKPKHGTDMCIFVLQEILDFKNSRSF, encoded by the exons atgactgatattaatattgtgTCATATAATGCGCGAGGTCTGCGTGTTGGACACAGTGAAACAGACAGAGCGCGTCGCCTTGTGGTGGACAAATTACTGGAGACTTGTGATATACTGTGTGTGCAGGAGACATTCTTAGCTAAACAGGACCTGGAGAAGCTGAATTGCATACACAAAGACTTTTACGGCGCTGGTGAATCCACTACCGACCTTAGCACCAGAATAATTCGGGGAAGGATAGCCGGTGGTGTTGCAATATTATGGCACAAAAAATATGATCAACTGGTTGATGTGATTAGACTGGGTGTGGATTGGGCCATAGGGCTGAAATTTACTTGTggagacaaacattttattgttttaaacatataCACACCTTATGAATGTCCTCAAAACGAAGACGAATTTCTTAATAGACTGtcttttattatgtcttttatGCAAGATAATCTatctacttgtttttttattgtggggGATTTAAATGCAGATGTTACAGATAAACATTCTACATTTGCTACGCATTTAATGCAATTCTGTCACAGTAATGCCTTAATTCTTTCTAGTAAGGCACTTTTGCCTAACAACAGTTACACCTATATTAGTGAATCATGGCATACAACTTCCTGGTTAGATCATTGTATCTGTACAGCTGATGCTCATGATTCCATTCTGGGAATTCGTGTCAACTATGACCTTGCCACCACTGACCATATACCATTCTCCTTATGTGTAAACATGAATTGCATACCTTCTGTTTTGCCTGTAGACTATAATATAAGTACAGGAAAAATAGCATGGGATAACTTGACTGAAAAAGATCTATCAGATTATTGCTATCAAACTAATGACATGTTCAGCAATACATACTTACCAAAGGGAGCAATCTCATGCCGTGATATGAATTGTAAAGACCCTCAACATGGTATTGAGTTATGTACTCTGTATGAGAATGTTGTGAAATCCCTCCTTATCTCAAGCAAGCCACTGCATAAAACCATCTTGCATAGCACCAAGCCGGGTTGGAACGACTATGTAAAAGAACATCATGCACAGGCCAGAAGGGCTCTTAAAGCATGGGCCGATGCAGGTAAACAGAGACATGGCCCCTTGtttgaatacaaaaaacaagcaaatgctaattttaaacattttttaagattcaTAAGGAGACGTGAAAATACTATGAGGTCTGACTCTCTTGCTAGAAAGTTAGGAAATAATAATGTTAAGgacttttggaaagaaataaagaaagtaaataactGTAAAACGTCACTTCCATCTACTATTGATGGTGTTACTGGTGTAAAAGAAATCACTCAGTTATGGAAAGAGCACTACAGTGCGCTGTTTAATTGTGtcaaaagtgacatttctgaCATAGGAAGCATTCACAGTAATGAGAATGTGATTGTATCCCCACAAGAAATATATCATATAATTATGACACTGAAAGACAATAAGGCCTGTGGGATGGATAACATATCCACTGAGCATTtgaaaaatgcaagtaaaaaactCTGTGCATTACTCTCTATGTGTTTCACTGGCTGTCTAGTACATGGTCTGCTACCTAAATCAATGTTATCTGTCATTCTGGTACCCACTATTAAAGACAAAGCGGGTAAGATTAGCTCCTTGGAGAATTACCGACCCATAGCTTTAGCTAGTAGTTTGTCGAAAGTTTTTGAAAGAGTCCTTCTAAATAGGCTGGAAGAGTTTCTTTTGACCTCTGATAATCAATTCGGTTTTAAACCCAAACATGGTACAgacatgtgtatttttgtgctacAGGAGATTTTAGATTT taaaaa